The genomic region aCAACATAGACCAGACCACCAACAAAGACAACATGAATTAGATCATCGGCTCAATGGCCAAAGCAAAGCAAAGCATGACCATAGCTTGAAGGCTAGGTCCCAGAGCAGACAGGAAGGAGACACCAACGACTCTCCTGAGTGGTGGTAGCCGAGAAGGCAGTTCTAGGGCCAACGACGAGGTTACAGGGCAACCGGCCAGCTGTCTCATCGACACCGGAAGCAAGGGGCCGTCGAGCACACATTGCCACCACCAAACCTATGCGAGAAATGATACAGCTATTAATGGAACAAGAATAGTAGATCAACTCAACATACATTGTTCGAATGCATAACATTAGTAGATCAAGGAAATTCAGCGGTACACGTGGCACAAGCATCAACTAAGCACGACGCAAACTATTCTAGAACATGCCCGGCCTTACAATTACTGGCAAGTGAATTTTCTTAATTCTAAGCAAGTCCACAAGAAACTCTGTAACATCGCCTTAAATAAAACCATTGTGGTATAGGGTTGTGATTTACATGCCAAATAGCAATTCAAAGAATGAGGTTGTTTTTAGCATCCTATGCAGCTGGTTATTATAACATGCTTCAGACCGCATCCAGATAGTAGAAGATATGTGTATGCATACAAACCATGGGCCATCAAAGCATAGCAGATTCCAAGCGCACTGAGTGATTTATTAACCGAAATAGAGATGTACTGATTTCTCAGATAAAAAAAAGAAGACATGCAAGAAAGGATTTAGCAGCAGCATTAGCACATGCAGTGCAAGTAAATGTACGCCACATGAACCACAATCATCGTGTACAACAGGAACCCTAGCATTTCATCGACAAGCAAACCAAGAAAAAACAAAGACCGCAACATAGGCCAGACCACCAACAAAGACAACATGCACTAGATCCGGTTCAAATGGCCAGATCAGAGCACAGCATGGCCATAGGTCAAAGACTAGGTCCCAGAGCGGATAGAGGAAGGAGACACAAATGACTCACCTGAGTGGTGGTTCCCTAGAAGGCAGTCCTGGGGGGCAACGCCGAGGTTACAGGGCAACCACCCCACTGTCTCATCGTCACTGCAAGCAAGGCGGTGCACCAGCTTCGCCGGAGATCACGACAACACACCAGATCATGCCGAAGAGAGCTGCTCCCTCGACAGAGAGAAAGAACAAGATAAATTAATGGCCAAGTAATAAGAGTATCACAAAGATGCAACTCATAAAGGATAGTATATCGTACTAAACCAATGTTGATTCTACACAGATTGTAACTatgcacacacacgcgcacacacacacacacacacatgtttcAACCCATTCCTCGGTCCTTAAAATTATATACAGGAGAAAGACCTGCACAAGAACATGAATACGATACTAACTCGGTAAATGTGGAGGAACCCAGAGACAAGTAGGCATCATGAAAGTGACAGAAGACCACCAAAAAATATAGAGGTAAGTAATATGAACAGGGAAACATGCTGATGGACATGCCAAGCGTGTAAGACACCAGGCTATAATATGATTTGTATCGAATTAATTATGACCACTTACAGGAAAAGCAACTAAGACTAGAGTTATCAGCACGATTTTCACCACACATGTACGTACATATCTACATACCTCATTATCCAGGTAATTGACTAACAGAAGATCTCACAACACGTGATCCACGCCACCAATAGAAAAAGAAACAACCATCAAGTGTTTTACAAGGCAGTGTATTGTGgtttgtttcacaattaatacacAAACAAGCCATCTTTGGCCAACCAAGTTTAGAGCAGATAGAGCAAACCAACAATGTTACAGTTAAATAAACTACAGGAACTACAAGAAAGTGTTGTCATGAACAAGTTTAAATAACCATAATTGCACAATGCAACATTTTTGGATTAACACGATCCAATGGCTACAATTGTTTTTTTATTGATAACCATAGCACAAGGTCCCCGTCAATCAGCTGCTTGATCTAATTAACACGACTTCTCAACGGCCGGGAAACATACGTCCCCGTCAATCAGCTGCTTGATCTAGCTACCATTACTACAAAATACTCAGCTCCGGTCCAGCTTACACATGACTGGTTCATGCATATGTACATCAGCCGATAAAGTCAACCGGCCGCATGACCGGTTAGTGAGcccattttctaaaaaaatcaggGTCAGTGAACTACTGTTTGTTACTCCTTATTTGTGTATCATCGTGTCATCACCGACGCCCTGTGAGATTGTTTTTCGGTGCCACTGGGTTGTCAGGAGCTGAGTGAGCCAATTGAACGACGAACGGGGCAACTACCGGCCGGTGTAGTAACCTTCCAACGAAGCAAAAAGATCCAACAAAAAATCATTGCCAATAAGGGCTAGCTAGGAATGCTCGCCTATATAAGTGGCTTCCTGCTGGAACTACAGCAGCAGGCATTCTCCGCGCACTGATCACtcacctccctcctctctctcttttatatTAGTCACGACTCAAGAActcgagctagctagctagctaccttgAAACAATGGCGGCTGCTGGTGATGAGAAGCTGTACCTTCTGGTGGCGTGTTCTTTGCTGCTGCTCGCCGTGGGGTGCCAGGCTAGCCCTCTGCAGATTGGGTTCTACCACGACAGGTGCCCCCAGGCGGAGGCCATCGTCAAGGGCGTCATGATGGATGCCATCTCCCAGAACCCCGGCAATGGCGCTGCCATGATCCGCATGctcttccacgactgcttcgtcgAGGTACACACTAGCCACTCACCGGAAGAAATAAATTGCATTGCAAACATGTATGTTTACTTTTATAATTGATTAATTTTGTTGTCTCGTCGGTGACCACCTTAGGGCTGTGACGCTTCGGTCCTCCTGGACCCGACCCCGTTCAGCCCAACGCCTGAGAAGCTCAGCGCGCCCAACAATCCCTCCCTGCGCGGCTTCGAGCTGATCGACGCCATCAAGGACGCCCTCGAGGCGGCCTGCCCGGgcgtcgtctcctgcgccgacatcaTCGCTTTCTCGGCCCGCGACGCGTCCTGCATCctcagcgccggcaaggtggacttCGAGGTGCCGTCCGGCCGCCGCGACGGCACCTTCTCCAACGCCTCCGAGCCGGTCAAGTTCCTCGTCCCACCCACGTCCAACCTCAGCGACCTCGTGGACAGCTTCGTCGTCAAGGGCCTCGACGCGGAGGACCTGGTCATCCTCTCCGGTGCACACACCATCGGGCGCTCCCACTGCTCCGCCTTCGTCCCTGACCGCCTCAACGTCTCCTCCGACATCGACGGCGGCCTCGCCGCATTCCTGCGTGGCCAGTGCCCCGCCGACGCCACCCCGGGCGGCAACGACCCCACGGTGATGCAGGACGTAGTGACCCCAAACGATCTGGACAGGCAGTACTACAAGAACGTGTTGTCCCACACGGTGCTCTTCACCTCCGACGCAGCGCTCCTGACATCGGAGGAGACGGCGAAGATGGTGGTGGACAACGCCAACATCCCCGGATGGTGGGAGGACAGGTTTGAGAAAGCCATGGTGAAGATGGCCGGCATCGAGGTCAAGACCGGCGACGAGGGACAGATCAGGAAGAATTGCCGGGCCATCAACTACTACTAAGTGCACGAATGTTCGTCTACGTGCATGCATGGCGATTCTTTCACTGCGCGTTATGCAAACACTGTTGTCTTTTCTTTTGTTATTCCTTTGTTCGATTCTCGCCAACATCATGTAAGTGCGCTGTCAGCCAATGTTCTTTGTATTTGGGATAATAAAGTGATGCATGCAACATGCATGTTTTGAACAGAGACCTTGGATGCTTTGAACATGAAATGATTGACATGTGAACCCCTGCCACGATTTCATGAATCAACTAGACAAATCCCCGCGCTTTGCTGCCGAAATTTAAGTATGAAATATAAACAAAATAATAAATTTTTTTATTAATAATCATGAATAGTTCCCCATTAAATAATATTTAAGAGTATGCACAAACAAAGAGCACAGAGATATAATTTCATAGTTTATAGCATGTCCTATTATGAGCACATAAGCTTTATATACTCATATAAGCTTTATATAATTTCATATAGTTTCTTCATGTAGGCATGAGTTAGTGCCTTCTAGTATGCAACGTCAAATTGAGTATTAACATTTAAAATAACCATAAAATAGCATACCATCAAATTTAACAAATGGGAAAGAATACTCCAGAAAGCATAACT from Triticum aestivum cultivar Chinese Spring chromosome 4A, IWGSC CS RefSeq v2.1, whole genome shotgun sequence harbors:
- the LOC123083020 gene encoding peroxidase 2-like — encoded protein: MAAAGDEKLYLLVACSLLLLAVGCQASPLQIGFYHDRCPQAEAIVKGVMMDAISQNPGNGAAMIRMLFHDCFVEGCDASVLLDPTPFSPTPEKLSAPNNPSLRGFELIDAIKDALEAACPGVVSCADIIAFSARDASCILSAGKVDFEVPSGRRDGTFSNASEPVKFLVPPTSNLSDLVDSFVVKGLDAEDLVILSGAHTIGRSHCSAFVPDRLNVSSDIDGGLAAFLRGQCPADATPGGNDPTVMQDVVTPNDLDRQYYKNVLSHTVLFTSDAALLTSEETAKMVVDNANIPGWWEDRFEKAMVKMAGIEVKTGDEGQIRKNCRAINYY